The Lutibacter profundi region TACCGGTTTTGCTATGTTATTTGGTGGTACTGGACAAGAAGCTTATGATTTCGCACTCATTTCTCAAGTGGCTACTTTCAAAAGTAGAATTCCATTTTTAAATATATTTGATGGTTTTAGAACTTCACATGAAATTACTAAAATTGATGCTATTTCAGATGAGGTAATTTCATCAATGATGCCAGAAGAAGAAGTGATGAAACTTAGAAAACGTTCATTAAATTCTGATAATCCTGTTATTAGAGGTACTTCTCAAAACCCTGATGTTTTCTTTCAAGCAAGTGAAGCATCAAATATATATTATCAGAAAGTTCCTGAAATAGTTCAAGAAACTATGGATGAGTTTTACAAACAAACAGGAAGAAGATATAGTTTGTTTTACTATGTTGGTCATCCTGAAGCTGAAAAAGTAATTGTTATTATGGGTTCAGGTGAAGGTCCAGTTGGTGAAGCTGTTGAAGCTATGGTAGCAAATGGAGAAAAAGTAGGAGCTTTGTATGTACGTTTATATCGTCCATTCTCAATTTATCATTTTATAAAAGAATTACCTAAAACTGTAAAAAAAGTAGCTGTTTTAGATAGAACTAAAGAACCAGGAAGTATTGGAGAGCCTTTATACCTTGATGTAGTTAGTGCATTTGTTGAAATGGGAGAAACAATGCCAACAATTATAGGAGGTCGTTACGGTCTTTCTTCAAAAGAATTTACACCTGCAATGGTAAAAGGTATTTATGATGAGTTAGAAAATAATTCTCCAAAAAATCACTTTACAATTGGTATTAATGACGATGTTACTCATACCAGTTTAGATTATAATCCAGAATTTAAAACTACTAGAAATACATTTAACTGCATGTTTTATGGCTTAGGGTCTGATGGTACTGTTGGAGCAAATAAAAATTCAATTAAAATTATTGGTGAAACTACAGATAATTATGTACAAGGTTATTTTGTATATGATTCTAAAAAAGCAGGAGCGCAAACAATATCTCATTTACGTTTTGGACCAGAGCCAATAACAGCATCTTATTTAGTTGATAAAGCGAATTTTATTGCAGTTCATCAATTTAATTTTATATACAAGTATGATGTTTTAGATAATATAAAAGAAGGAGGTACATTTTTATTAAATTCACCTTATTCAAAATATAAAGTTTGGACTGAGCTTCCAAGTATTTTACAACAAAAAATTATTGATAGAAATATAGATTTTTATGTAGTTGATGCCACAAAAGTAGCTCATGAAGTAAATTTAGGAAAACGAACAAATACAGTATTACAAACTTGTTTCTTTGCTATTTCGGGAGTTTTACCTAAAGATGAGGCTATTAAAAAAATTAAAGCAGCCATTGTTAAATCCTATTCTCACAAAGGAGAAAAAGTTGTTAATATGAACTTTAATGCTGTCGACAAATCTTTAGAAAACTTAGAAAAAGTAGAATACCCTCGTCATACTACCAATAATGATGAACTCAAGCCAATGATGCAAGAAGGTGCCGATGAGTTTGTTACAGAAATTTTAGGAACTATTTTAGCAGGAAAAGGAGACTCTTTACCTGTAAGTGCATTTACTGCTGATGGTACTTTCCCTACAGGAACTACCAAATTTGAAAAACGTGGTATTGCAGATTATGTTCCTGTTTGGGACGATGCAGATTTATGTACACAATGTAATAAATGTGTAAGTATTTGTCCACATGCTGCAATTAGAGCCAAAGTAGTACCTAATGATATGCTAACTGATGCTCCAGCAGGATTAAAACATGTACCTGCAAAAGGTAGACCATTTAATAGTGAAACAGAAAGTTATATTTTACAAGTTTCTCCTGAAGACTGTACAGGTTGCGATTTATGTGTAGAAGTTTGCCCAGCAGAGAGTAAAGAAGTAGAAGGTATTTTTGCAATAAACATGTCTAGAAAATTAGACGTTGAAAAGGTTGAAGATGAAAATTGGGATTTCTTTATTGATTTACCTGATTATGATAGAAAAGAATTAAAAATATCTACAGTAAAAGGATCACAATTTTTAGAACCATTGTTTGAATTTTCAGGAGCTTGTCCTGGTTGTGGAGAAACACCATACATAAAATTGGTAACTCAGCTATATGGAGATAATATGATTGTTGCTAATGCAACTGGTTGTTCTTCAATTTATGGAGGAAATTTACCTACAACACCTTATACAACAAATAAGTTTGGAAGAGGACCTGCTTGGGCAAATTCACTATTTGAAGACAATGCTGAATATGGTTTAGGTATGCGTTTAGCATTGACAAAAAAACAAGAGATAACTTTTGAGCTATTAAAATCTTTGGAAAGTAAAATAGGAAGTACTTTAGTCAATAAAATTATTGATAATACTGAAGAAAATGAAGCTCAAAAAGAAGAAAAATTAAAAGATATTGAAGAGCTTAATGCTATTTTAGATACAATTGAAACTAAAGAAGCTAAAAAACTGAGAAACCTTTCAGAATATTTGCGTAAAAAATCGGTTTGGATATTTGGAGGTGATGGTTGGGCTTATGATATAGGTTTTGGTGGTTTAGACCATGTGTTGGCTTCAGGTGAAAATGTAAATATTTTGGTTATGGATACCGAAATATATTCAAATACAGGAGGTCAGGCATCAAAAGCTACCCAAATGGGAGCAAGTGCTAAATTTTCAATAGGAGGTAAAAAAACAGCTAAAAAAAGTTTGAGCTTACAAGCTGTATCTTATGGAAATGTATATGTGGCTCAAATAGCAATAGGAGCTAAAGATAACCAAACTCTAAAAGCAATTCAAGAAGCTGAAGCCTATCCAGGAACATCAATAATTATTGCTTATTCACATTGTGGTGATCACGGATATGATTTAAGATATGGAGCAGAGCATCAAGTAAAAGCCGTTGAAACAGGTTATTGGCCATTGTTTAGATTTAATCCTTTGGCAGAAAAAGGAAAGAAATTTAGATTAGATTCTAAAGCTCCTTCAGCACCATTAGAAGACTTTATGTATTCTGAAACTCGTTTTACAAGAGTTGTTAAAGACAATGCAGAAGTGGCCAAAGAATTACTAAATCAGGCACAAAAAAATGTTGACACTCAGTGGGAACGTTTGGAACTTTATAAAAATTTATAATTTCTAAAATTTAGAAGTGCCAAGTAGAAAATACTTGGCACTTTTTTGTATCTTTAGTTAAAATTACAGTAAAAATTTACTGCATTAAAGGAATCACTTTTATTTTTTTAGAACATAAAATTAAAAAATTAACAGATGAAATCAAGATCAGATGCTTTTTTAAAAGAAGCGACAAAGAAACTTCAAATTGCCAAAGAAGAAATGTTTAAACCTGCTGAAGATATTGTAAGTTATTCAGTATGTAAAAACTCACAATTTGCTATTGAGAACTTTTTAAAAGGATTTTTAACAAAAAATAACGTTAAATTACAGCCAAACGAAACAATTGCCACACTATATAGTAAATGTATTACTATAGATAATAATTTTAAAGCAATTGAAATGAGTGCCATTAGTTGTAAAAATCATACAATTGATTCTCGTTATTGTTCCGAGATTAATACAGTTAGCGCTTGTTATGATACGGCAGATAATATAGATACTTATTTAAGAAAAAATAGTATACTATAATTTTATTTTACGTTTGAGAAAGAAAAAAACTTGCTGTACCTTTGTGTAAATTACAATTAAAATGAATTATATTTTATTTGATGGGGCAACTCGTAATACACTTTTACCTTTAACGTATACAAAACCAGTTGCAGATTTACGAATAGGTATACTTACCATTCGTGAGAAATGGGAAAAACAATTGGGATATACAACATCTACACTTACCGAAGATTATTTAGAAGAAAAGTATCCAATGGTTGAAATGGAGCAAAATATTATGATAAATGCTTCTTTTTTGCCAACAAAATTACTTGTTAATCAAATTCTAGAACTAAAAGAAAATCAGGCTATCTATAAAAATGATGAAATTATAGCATTTTATACAACAAAATCTCAAGATGAGGTTGATTTTAAAAAATACAAACAAATTGAGTTTATAAGTGAGGTATTTCAAATTAAAAATACCTGGGACTTATTTTCATTAAATGATAAAGCCATTAGAAATGATTTTGAATTAATAACTAAAGGAAGAAAATCTCAACCAATACCTGATAGTGTTCAATGTTTAAGTAAAGAGAATATATTTATTGAGAAAGGAGCTAAAATTACCTTTTCAGTTTTAAATGCAAGTAAAGGACCCATTTATATAGGTGAAAATACAGAGGTAATGGAAGGAAGTTTAATTAGAGGCCCTTTTAGTTTAGGAGAAAATGCTGTAGTTAAAATGGGAACTAAAATTTATGGAGCAACCACCGTTGGTCCATATTGTACAGTTGGAGGTGAAGTAAAAAATTCCGTATTAATGGCATATTCAAATAAAGGACATGAAGGTTATTTAGGAGATTCTGTATTAGGTGAATGGTGTAATATTGGAGCAGATTCAAATAACTCTAACCTAAAAAATAACTATGCCCAAGTTAGAATGTGGAACTATGAAACTGAGAGCTTTACTAAAACAGGATTACAATTTTGTGGCCTAATTATGGGCGATCATTCTAAATGCGCTATCAATACAATGTTTAATACGGGAACTGTTGTAGGTATTAGCGCCAATATTTATGGAAGTAATTTCCCTAGAAATTTCATTCCTTCTTTTAGTTGGGGAGGAGCTGCAGGGTTTTCAACATATCAAATTAATAAAGCCAATGAAACAGCTAAATTGGTAATGCAACGAAAAAAGATAGAATTTGATGAAAAAGAGCAGAAAATTTTAACTCATATTTTTGAAATTACTAAAAAGTATAGAAATAATTAAAATAATTGATGCCCCGTATAATTAACTTTTCCTTCATAAAACTTATCCGTAACTTCGCAAACTAAAATAGCATAAAGTGAAACGTGTAATTGTAGGTCTTTCAGGCGGAGTAGATAGTAGTGTTGCTGCATATTTGTTAAAAGAACAAGGGTATGAAGTTATAGGCTTATTTATGAAAAATTGGCATGATGATTCTGTAACCATTTCAAACGAATGCCCTTGGTTAGAAGATAGTAATGATGCAATGCTAGTTGCTGATAAGTTAGGAATCCCTTTTCAAGTGGTAGATTTAAGTGAGCAATACAAAGAGCGTATTGTAGATTATATGTTTAGAGAATATGAAATGGGACGTACACCAAACCCTGATGTACTTTGTAATAGAGAAATTAAATTTGATGTATTTTTAAAAATATCAGAAGAATTAGGAGCAGATTATGTGGCAACAGGTCACTATTGTAGAAAAGGAGAAGAAGAAATTAATGGGAAGCCAGTTTTTCAATTATTAGCAGGTTTAGATAAGAATAAAGATCAATCCTATTTTTTATGCCAATTATCTCAAAAACAATTATCAAAAGCTCTATTTCCAATTGGTGAATTAACAAAACCTGAAGTTCGTAAAATAGCAGCAGAACAAGATTTAATTACAGCAGAAAAAAAAGATTCTCAAGGGTTATGTTTTATTGGAAAAGTTCGATTACCTGAATTTTTACAACAAAAATTACAGCCAAAAGAAGGTGTGATTGTTAAAATTCCAAGTGATTCAAAAATTTAT contains the following coding sequences:
- the nifJ gene encoding pyruvate:ferredoxin (flavodoxin) oxidoreductase; this translates as MKEEKKKLICDANEAVAIMAHKTNEVCAIYPITPASPMGEHAEVYSAKGQQNIWGNIPRIIEMQSEGGASGAVHGSLQGGAVTTTFTASQGLLLMIPNMYKMAGELLPTVIHVAARTIATHALSIFGDHSDVMATRATGFAMLFGGTGQEAYDFALISQVATFKSRIPFLNIFDGFRTSHEITKIDAISDEVISSMMPEEEVMKLRKRSLNSDNPVIRGTSQNPDVFFQASEASNIYYQKVPEIVQETMDEFYKQTGRRYSLFYYVGHPEAEKVIVIMGSGEGPVGEAVEAMVANGEKVGALYVRLYRPFSIYHFIKELPKTVKKVAVLDRTKEPGSIGEPLYLDVVSAFVEMGETMPTIIGGRYGLSSKEFTPAMVKGIYDELENNSPKNHFTIGINDDVTHTSLDYNPEFKTTRNTFNCMFYGLGSDGTVGANKNSIKIIGETTDNYVQGYFVYDSKKAGAQTISHLRFGPEPITASYLVDKANFIAVHQFNFIYKYDVLDNIKEGGTFLLNSPYSKYKVWTELPSILQQKIIDRNIDFYVVDATKVAHEVNLGKRTNTVLQTCFFAISGVLPKDEAIKKIKAAIVKSYSHKGEKVVNMNFNAVDKSLENLEKVEYPRHTTNNDELKPMMQEGADEFVTEILGTILAGKGDSLPVSAFTADGTFPTGTTKFEKRGIADYVPVWDDADLCTQCNKCVSICPHAAIRAKVVPNDMLTDAPAGLKHVPAKGRPFNSETESYILQVSPEDCTGCDLCVEVCPAESKEVEGIFAINMSRKLDVEKVEDENWDFFIDLPDYDRKELKISTVKGSQFLEPLFEFSGACPGCGETPYIKLVTQLYGDNMIVANATGCSSIYGGNLPTTPYTTNKFGRGPAWANSLFEDNAEYGLGMRLALTKKQEITFELLKSLESKIGSTLVNKIIDNTEENEAQKEEKLKDIEELNAILDTIETKEAKKLRNLSEYLRKKSVWIFGGDGWAYDIGFGGLDHVLASGENVNILVMDTEIYSNTGGQASKATQMGASAKFSIGGKKTAKKSLSLQAVSYGNVYVAQIAIGAKDNQTLKAIQEAEAYPGTSIIIAYSHCGDHGYDLRYGAEHQVKAVETGYWPLFRFNPLAEKGKKFRLDSKAPSAPLEDFMYSETRFTRVVKDNAEVAKELLNQAQKNVDTQWERLELYKNL
- a CDS encoding HEPN domain-containing protein gives rise to the protein MKSRSDAFLKEATKKLQIAKEEMFKPAEDIVSYSVCKNSQFAIENFLKGFLTKNNVKLQPNETIATLYSKCITIDNNFKAIEMSAISCKNHTIDSRYCSEINTVSACYDTADNIDTYLRKNSIL
- a CDS encoding GlmU family protein, whose amino-acid sequence is MNYILFDGATRNTLLPLTYTKPVADLRIGILTIREKWEKQLGYTTSTLTEDYLEEKYPMVEMEQNIMINASFLPTKLLVNQILELKENQAIYKNDEIIAFYTTKSQDEVDFKKYKQIEFISEVFQIKNTWDLFSLNDKAIRNDFELITKGRKSQPIPDSVQCLSKENIFIEKGAKITFSVLNASKGPIYIGENTEVMEGSLIRGPFSLGENAVVKMGTKIYGATTVGPYCTVGGEVKNSVLMAYSNKGHEGYLGDSVLGEWCNIGADSNNSNLKNNYAQVRMWNYETESFTKTGLQFCGLIMGDHSKCAINTMFNTGTVVGISANIYGSNFPRNFIPSFSWGGAAGFSTYQINKANETAKLVMQRKKIEFDEKEQKILTHIFEITKKYRNN
- the mnmA gene encoding tRNA 2-thiouridine(34) synthase MnmA; amino-acid sequence: MKRVIVGLSGGVDSSVAAYLLKEQGYEVIGLFMKNWHDDSVTISNECPWLEDSNDAMLVADKLGIPFQVVDLSEQYKERIVDYMFREYEMGRTPNPDVLCNREIKFDVFLKISEELGADYVATGHYCRKGEEEINGKPVFQLLAGLDKNKDQSYFLCQLSQKQLSKALFPIGELTKPEVRKIAAEQDLITAEKKDSQGLCFIGKVRLPEFLQQKLQPKEGVIVKIPSDSKIYNREIPTFETKEKELAFFATKYNYNIVDGDVVGKHQGAHYFTKGQRKGLAVGGMKEPLFVIETDVVQNVIYVGEGKSHKGLYRKVLFITNEEIHWIRKDLTLKNGETMEVKSRIRYRQKLERATLYKVEKGMYVQFESNQSAITEGQFVAWYIDDELLGSGVIA